From the genome of Halostella limicola, one region includes:
- a CDS encoding thiamine pyrophosphate-binding protein — MPDDDYTGADLFVDALEQYGVTHLFGNPGTTELPLMQSIAGSSLEYVLGLHEDIAVGMASGYAATRRYQSHREDVNPLGVVNLHVAPGLAHGLGNIQNAAWTGAPLLVTAGNHSTDFQHEEPILSGDLVEMAKEYCKWSAEVQDVSALPTMIRRAVRTALAPPTGPVFLGLPMDVMMESTDADPERIGAIPSGGRGDPKQIAAAAEALESADDPVLVLGDRVARSGHQAIAAGVELAEATGAAVYSEMVTCEINYPPDHDQWVSFVSPGPEMARTVFDADALVFVGCTTNTPYIPYDEPYIPDEATTIHVNADSWEIGKNQPADVAVVGDPGEVMSEIASAVNVTREEQERRKDMIPERREVAHEFLHTEREDRSDGSISKVALADALAETVPNSYVVNESNTSKYALLTRWQLEPEQFISNKNGGLGYGLPATVGAAVAMTERDDGGRPVVGFIGDGSYLYYPQSLYSAARYDLDLTVVVPDNRNYRILKDGMLNIFGGTDEDHEYVGMDFEPGVDLVENAESHGATGMRVTQRDGLQETLTEAAETDGPVVVDAIVHD; from the coding sequence ATGCCAGATGATGATTACACTGGGGCGGACCTGTTCGTTGATGCCCTTGAGCAGTATGGCGTCACGCACTTGTTCGGTAACCCGGGAACGACGGAACTGCCACTCATGCAGTCCATCGCAGGCTCATCCTTGGAGTATGTCCTAGGACTACACGAGGATATTGCCGTAGGGATGGCAAGCGGTTACGCTGCAACACGCCGTTATCAGTCTCACCGTGAGGATGTGAATCCTCTCGGAGTAGTAAATCTCCACGTAGCGCCGGGACTAGCACACGGTCTTGGAAACATTCAGAATGCGGCTTGGACCGGCGCCCCGCTTCTCGTCACTGCTGGTAACCATAGTACTGACTTCCAGCACGAGGAGCCGATTCTCTCCGGTGATCTAGTAGAGATGGCCAAGGAGTACTGCAAGTGGAGTGCAGAGGTCCAAGATGTCTCAGCTCTACCAACAATGATCCGTAGGGCGGTCCGGACAGCGCTTGCGCCGCCGACTGGCCCCGTCTTTCTCGGACTCCCGATGGACGTAATGATGGAATCAACTGATGCTGACCCAGAACGGATCGGCGCCATCCCCAGCGGTGGACGAGGCGATCCCAAACAGATCGCTGCGGCAGCCGAAGCACTCGAAAGTGCTGACGATCCGGTACTCGTTTTAGGCGACCGCGTCGCCCGCTCTGGTCATCAGGCCATCGCAGCGGGCGTTGAGTTAGCGGAAGCGACAGGCGCTGCCGTATACAGTGAGATGGTCACCTGCGAGATCAACTATCCGCCGGATCACGACCAGTGGGTTTCGTTCGTCTCGCCTGGCCCAGAGATGGCACGTACGGTGTTTGACGCCGACGCGTTGGTCTTTGTGGGTTGTACGACCAATACCCCGTATATTCCCTACGACGAGCCTTACATTCCAGATGAGGCGACCACCATCCACGTCAACGCTGACAGCTGGGAGATTGGCAAGAATCAGCCCGCAGATGTCGCCGTCGTCGGCGACCCTGGGGAAGTAATGAGTGAAATCGCATCGGCAGTCAACGTCACCAGAGAAGAGCAGGAGCGCCGTAAGGACATGATCCCAGAACGTCGTGAGGTAGCCCATGAGTTCCTTCACACCGAGCGAGAGGACCGCTCTGACGGTAGCATATCAAAGGTAGCACTGGCGGATGCACTCGCTGAGACCGTTCCGAACTCATATGTCGTCAACGAGAGCAACACCAGTAAGTATGCATTGCTCACGCGATGGCAGCTTGAGCCCGAGCAGTTCATCTCGAACAAGAATGGCGGACTTGGGTATGGCCTGCCAGCGACGGTCGGCGCAGCCGTTGCGATGACTGAACGCGACGATGGCGGGCGACCGGTCGTCGGTTTCATCGGTGATGGATCCTACCTCTATTACCCACAGTCTCTATACTCGGCGGCCCGCTACGACCTTGACCTCACCGTTGTTGTCCCTGACAACCGAAATTACCGTATCCTGAAAGACGGCATGCTGAACATCTTTGGCGGCACCGATGAGGATCACGAGTACGTGGGGATGGATTTCGAACCGGGCGTCGACCTGGTAGAGAATGCCGAGAGTCACGGAGCTACGGGAATGCGTGTCACTCAGCGCGATGGCTTGCAGGAAACGCTGACGGAAGCTGCTGAGACGGATGGACCAGTAGTCGTTGACGCCATAGTCCACGACTGA